From a single Stackebrandtia endophytica genomic region:
- the leuC gene encoding 3-isopropylmalate dehydratase large subunit, translating into MSTTAPATMAEKVWRAHTVRTRDGEPDLLYIDLHLIHEVTSPQAFDGLRAAGRKVRRTDLTIATEDHNTPTDNLLTISDPVSRTQIEALRANCAEFGVRLHPLGDDEQGVVHVVGPQLGLTQPGMTVVCGDSHTSTHGAFGALAFGIGTSEVEHVLATQTLPQQRPKTMAVTVDGRLPDGVSAKDLILAIIAKAGTGGGRGHIVEYRGEAIRALSMEARMTVCNMSIEWGAKAGMIAPDETTFAYLKGRDHAPTGQRWDEAVSAWRELVTDEDARFDAEIHIDASELAPFVTWGTNPAQGAPLSASVPDPLGITDPVARATAQRALEYMDLKPGTALRDVGIDVVFLGSCTNGRIEDLRAAADVLRDRSVADGLRMLVVPGSARVRAQAESEGLHEVFTRAGAEWRFAGCSMCLGMNADQLSPGARAASTSNRNFEGRQGRGGRTHLVSPEVAAATAVVGRLAAPADL; encoded by the coding sequence ATGTCGACGACGGCCCCGGCGACCATGGCAGAAAAGGTGTGGCGGGCACACACCGTGCGAACCCGTGACGGTGAACCCGATCTGCTGTACATCGACCTCCACCTGATTCACGAGGTCACCAGCCCTCAGGCGTTCGATGGACTGCGAGCGGCGGGGCGGAAGGTGCGTCGCACCGACCTCACGATCGCCACCGAGGACCACAACACTCCGACCGACAATCTGCTGACGATCAGCGACCCGGTCTCCCGCACCCAGATCGAGGCCCTGCGCGCCAACTGCGCCGAGTTCGGGGTCCGTCTGCATCCGCTCGGTGACGACGAACAGGGCGTTGTCCACGTTGTGGGACCACAGCTGGGACTGACCCAGCCGGGGATGACCGTGGTGTGCGGTGACTCGCACACCAGCACGCACGGTGCGTTCGGCGCGTTGGCATTCGGCATCGGAACCAGCGAGGTCGAACACGTCCTGGCGACGCAGACCCTGCCGCAGCAACGGCCCAAGACCATGGCGGTCACGGTGGACGGTCGGTTGCCCGACGGAGTGTCGGCCAAGGACCTCATCCTCGCCATCATCGCCAAGGCCGGTACCGGTGGCGGTCGCGGCCACATCGTCGAATACCGCGGCGAGGCCATTCGTGCGCTGTCGATGGAAGCCCGGATGACGGTGTGCAACATGTCCATCGAGTGGGGTGCCAAGGCCGGGATGATCGCCCCCGACGAGACCACCTTCGCCTACCTGAAGGGCCGCGACCATGCACCCACCGGACAGCGGTGGGACGAGGCGGTTTCCGCCTGGCGAGAGTTGGTCACCGACGAGGACGCCCGGTTCGACGCCGAGATCCACATTGACGCCTCCGAGCTGGCCCCGTTCGTCACCTGGGGAACCAACCCCGCGCAGGGCGCGCCGTTGAGCGCGTCGGTGCCCGATCCGCTCGGCATCACCGATCCCGTGGCGCGGGCGACCGCGCAGCGTGCGCTGGAGTACATGGATCTCAAGCCCGGTACCGCGTTGCGTGACGTCGGCATCGACGTGGTGTTCCTGGGGTCGTGCACCAACGGCCGGATCGAGGACCTCCGTGCCGCCGCGGACGTGTTGCGCGACCGCAGTGTCGCCGATGGACTGCGGATGCTGGTGGTTCCCGGGTCGGCTCGCGTACGCGCGCAGGCCGAATCGGAGGGACTGCACGAGGTCTTCACGCGGGCGGGTGCGGAGTGGCGGTTCGCCGGTTGCTCCATGTGCCTTGGGATGAACGCCGACCAGCTGTCGCCCGGGGCTCGGGCCGCCTCGACCTCCAACCGCAACTTCGAAGGGCGCCAGGGACGCGGTGGGCGGACCCACCTGGTCTCACCCGAAGTCGCCGCCGCCACCGCTGTGGTCGGTCGGCTGGCGGCCCCCGCCGACCTGTGA
- the leuD gene encoding 3-isopropylmalate dehydratase small subunit, whose product MEKFTVHTGQAAPLRRSNVDTDQIIPAVFLKRVTRTGFADGLFAAWRNDPEFVLNQNAYANSSILVAGTEFGTGSSREHAVWALQDYGFRVVIAPRFGDIFRGNALKGGLLPVELPASDVESLWDTLESDPSIPVTVDLAEREVRVAERVWQFDLDEHSRWRLLEGLDDIDLTLRDESQITAFETQRPQWLPRTLLDA is encoded by the coding sequence ATGGAGAAGTTCACCGTCCACACCGGCCAGGCGGCGCCGTTGCGCCGTTCCAACGTGGATACCGATCAGATCATCCCCGCGGTGTTCCTGAAACGGGTCACCCGCACCGGTTTCGCCGACGGCCTGTTCGCCGCGTGGCGTAACGATCCCGAATTCGTTCTCAATCAGAATGCATATGCGAATTCCAGCATTCTGGTCGCCGGCACCGAATTTGGTACCGGATCGTCACGGGAACACGCTGTGTGGGCGCTTCAGGACTATGGCTTCCGCGTAGTTATCGCACCCCGTTTCGGTGACATCTTCCGCGGCAACGCGCTCAAAGGGGGATTGTTGCCTGTGGAGTTGCCCGCGTCGGATGTGGAGTCGTTGTGGGACACGTTGGAATCCGATCCCTCAATACCGGTCACCGTCGATCTTGCCGAGCGTGAAGTACGTGTCGCCGAACGGGTCTGGCAATTCGATCTGGACGAACACAGTCGGTGGCGGCTCCTGGAAGGTCTGGACGACATTGACTTGACGCTTCGCGATGAGTCACAAATCACGGCATTCGAAACACAGCGTCCGCAGTGGCTTCCGCGTACACTTCTCGACGCTTAG